Proteins co-encoded in one Flavobacterium sp. M31R6 genomic window:
- a CDS encoding ATP-dependent Clp protease adaptor ClpS, with protein sequence MSTIEKVKERTREEEVTTKNNEIIVYNDDVNTFDHVIDTLVRVCGHTPIQAEQCSLIVHYKGKCTVKTGEYDKLRVQCSRLLEAGLTAEII encoded by the coding sequence ATGAGTACAATAGAGAAAGTAAAAGAAAGAACCCGAGAAGAGGAAGTTACAACCAAAAACAATGAAATAATAGTTTACAATGATGATGTAAATACATTTGATCATGTCATTGACACTTTAGTTCGTGTTTGCGGGCACACTCCTATTCAAGCAGAACAGTGCTCATTAATTGTGCATTACAAAGGGAAATGCACTGTAAAAACGGGGGAATATGATAAATTAAGGGTACAATGCTCTAGATTACTTGAAGCAGGCTTAACTGCCGAAATAATCTAA
- a CDS encoding tetratricopeptide repeat protein, translating into MKKVFIYTVATLFFVFLGQAQDIKQAKNAIDAEQYEVAKNTLETITASKPTDGYAKFLLGNVCLLQGDYAAAKKHFDAGISCSTKGNFNYIGLGYIALDKDDVAEAEKYFALATQNSSKKDLEETVYIGKAYTYSDHPNYKKAVEVLSKSRLIDPANTSVLLALGDAYKFNKKQNDAYDCYREAFRLDNTLLRAKMGLGTLIKNAHNFPYALTAFDEVIALNANYGPVYRELAETQYLWALNDARNYDTHIAKGLAFYEKYMSLTDYSLESRMRHADFLILAKDYKALEIEANEMTKIDKVNPRIYRYLGYSAYYNNNFDTAISSLTSYVSDPSNRVIGRDYFYIGAAKVSKGVSLVPIDNSLIDNGILDLKKSFDMSPAIAGELPDLAKKLYEKKLYNQAATVYEIAIANTETKSYLMDNFFFASSVYWACSGIENLSPLQIEQLNKADMALNTIITASPTTQDAYLFKARIQVLLKNNTLVAKNYEDFISAANKKDPAELIKMKSKLIEAYNNLGIIYADTDKVKAKENFGKTLSIDPANQNAIEQLKLLR; encoded by the coding sequence ATGAAAAAAGTTTTTATTTATACCGTCGCAACACTGTTTTTTGTTTTTTTGGGACAGGCGCAGGATATAAAACAAGCGAAAAACGCTATTGATGCCGAACAGTATGAAGTAGCGAAAAATACTTTGGAAACCATTACCGCCTCAAAACCTACTGATGGCTATGCTAAATTTCTTTTGGGCAATGTGTGTCTGTTGCAAGGGGATTATGCAGCCGCCAAAAAACATTTTGATGCTGGCATTTCGTGTTCCACCAAAGGAAATTTTAATTATATCGGATTAGGCTATATTGCGTTGGATAAAGACGATGTTGCCGAAGCTGAAAAATATTTTGCATTAGCTACACAAAATAGTAGTAAAAAAGATTTAGAAGAAACGGTATATATAGGCAAGGCCTATACCTATTCAGATCATCCGAATTACAAAAAGGCAGTTGAGGTTTTGAGTAAATCCAGATTAATTGATCCGGCAAATACCAGTGTTTTATTGGCTTTGGGAGATGCTTACAAATTCAATAAAAAACAAAACGATGCTTATGATTGTTATCGTGAAGCTTTTAGATTGGACAATACTTTACTAAGAGCCAAAATGGGATTGGGTACTTTAATAAAAAATGCCCATAATTTTCCTTATGCATTAACTGCGTTTGACGAAGTGATTGCATTAAATGCTAATTATGGACCTGTGTATCGAGAACTTGCTGAAACCCAATATTTATGGGCATTAAATGATGCGCGAAATTACGATACTCATATTGCAAAAGGATTGGCTTTTTATGAAAAGTATATGTCCTTGACGGATTATTCTTTGGAATCCCGTATGCGTCATGCTGATTTCCTTATTCTTGCAAAAGATTACAAAGCACTTGAAATCGAAGCCAACGAAATGACTAAGATTGATAAAGTAAATCCAAGGATTTATCGTTATTTAGGATATTCTGCTTATTACAATAATAATTTTGATACGGCTATAAGTTCTTTGACATCCTATGTTTCGGATCCGTCAAATAGAGTCATTGGAAGAGATTATTTTTATATTGGTGCTGCAAAAGTGAGCAAAGGAGTAAGTTTGGTTCCAATTGATAATTCACTTATTGATAATGGAATTTTAGATCTTAAAAAATCTTTTGATATGAGTCCTGCTATTGCCGGTGAGCTTCCTGACTTGGCTAAAAAGTTGTACGAGAAAAAGCTATATAACCAAGCTGCTACCGTTTATGAAATTGCAATTGCAAACACAGAGACAAAATCATACTTAATGGATAATTTCTTTTTTGCTTCTTCCGTATATTGGGCCTGCAGTGGTATTGAAAATTTGTCTCCACTGCAAATCGAGCAACTGAATAAAGCCGACATGGCATTAAACACGATTATTACAGCTTCGCCAACAACCCAGGATGCGTATCTTTTTAAAGCCAGAATTCAAGTTTTGCTTAAAAATAATACGTTGGTAGCCAAAAATTATGAGGATTTCATAAGCGCAGCCAACAAAAAAGATCCTGCTGAACTTATAAAAATGAAATCAAAATTGATTGAAGCTTATAATAATTTGGGTATTATTTATGCAGATACGGATAAGGTCAAAGCGAAAGAAAATTTTGGTAAAACACTGAGCATCGATCCCGCTAACCAAAATGCAATTGAGCAATTAAAATTATTACGATAA
- the creD gene encoding cell envelope integrity protein CreD — METQENQNPAPNSFFQSIFQSTTAKMLMVGFLTLILLIPLEFVKSLIQERSNRQEEVISEINDKWGESVYFYGPILKVPYTVFEETLSINQKTNETVKQQKAITKYAYFFPEDLKAKSNVTTKLLNRNNYESVVYSSKMNFEGNYIQPDFSSRNIPTENIQWNKATILIKTTNLKSIKDEVKINLGGNKLTFEPVYSTNITDSTQALETGFIDLKNTLKTDKTNFGFDITYNGSKQIKMVPIGKTTQLSMQSNWASPSFTGNFLPDDKTKKINNDGFVANWKILHINRAFSQQFFEVLPDLGTYAFGVDFVIPVNQYQQNERAAKYGFLVIGLTFLVFFLIQSISKIRIHIFQYTMIGLALILFYTLLISITEHSSFTKAYLIAATAIIALISLYSVSILKGNKFPIFIAGSLTGLYTFIYVIIQLENYALLVGSIGLFAILAAVMYFSRKIDWNK; from the coding sequence ATGGAAACTCAAGAAAATCAAAATCCTGCCCCTAACTCCTTTTTTCAATCAATTTTTCAATCCACAACAGCCAAAATGTTGATGGTAGGATTCCTAACTCTCATTTTGCTCATTCCGCTGGAATTTGTCAAAAGTTTGATTCAGGAACGCTCGAACCGTCAAGAAGAAGTTATCTCCGAAATCAATGACAAATGGGGTGAAAGCGTCTATTTTTATGGTCCAATACTAAAAGTTCCTTATACCGTTTTTGAGGAAACACTGTCTATTAACCAAAAAACAAATGAAACGGTAAAACAGCAAAAAGCAATTACCAAATACGCCTATTTTTTTCCGGAAGACTTGAAAGCTAAATCCAATGTTACTACCAAGTTACTTAATAGAAACAACTACGAATCGGTCGTATACAGTTCCAAAATGAATTTTGAAGGGAATTATATTCAACCCGATTTCAGCAGCAGAAATATTCCAACCGAAAACATTCAATGGAATAAAGCCACCATATTGATAAAAACAACCAACTTAAAAAGCATTAAAGACGAGGTAAAAATAAATCTTGGCGGTAATAAATTGACATTTGAACCTGTTTACAGCACCAACATAACCGATTCAACACAAGCACTGGAAACCGGTTTTATAGACTTAAAAAACACCTTAAAGACAGACAAAACCAACTTTGGTTTCGACATCACCTACAACGGAAGTAAGCAAATAAAAATGGTTCCTATTGGTAAAACTACGCAGTTAAGCATGCAATCCAATTGGGCTTCGCCAAGCTTCACCGGTAATTTCCTTCCAGACGATAAAACCAAAAAAATCAACAATGACGGTTTTGTGGCTAATTGGAAAATACTTCACATTAACAGAGCTTTTTCACAACAATTTTTCGAAGTCTTACCCGATTTAGGAACCTATGCCTTTGGAGTTGACTTTGTGATTCCCGTAAACCAATACCAACAGAATGAAAGAGCCGCTAAATATGGCTTTCTGGTGATTGGCCTGACGTTTTTGGTTTTCTTTCTAATCCAATCCATCAGCAAAATCAGGATTCATATTTTCCAGTATACCATGATCGGGTTGGCATTGATTTTATTTTACACATTGCTGATTTCAATCACCGAACACAGTAGCTTCACGAAAGCCTACCTCATCGCAGCAACAGCAATCATAGCATTGATATCGCTGTACTCCGTTTCGATCCTAAAAGGAAACAAATTCCCTATTTTCATCGCAGGATCACTCACCGGGTTGTACACCTTTATCTATGTCATCATACAACTGGAAAACTATGCATTATTGGTGGGAAGTATCGGTTTGTTTGCTATCCTTGCAGCAGTAATGTACTTTTCAAGAAAAATAGACTGGAACAAATAA
- the prmA gene encoding 50S ribosomal protein L11 methyltransferase: MSNIYIGYHFSIEPKELGSEILIAELGEKAFESFTETETGISAFVQKDLWDETILEDIQILQSEEFKIDYTFEEIEQVNWNEEWEKNFEPIDVEGNCHVRAPFHPKTDAEYDIVIEPKMSFGTGHHETTHMMIQHLLEMNVTGMKTLDMGCGTAILAILAEMKGAQPIDAIDIDNWCYLNSIENAERNNCKQITVYEGDAALLKDKKYDLIIANINRNILLNDMQSYVDSLNTGGTILFSGFYEEDIPYIDASCTEKGLTFVKKLQRNNWVSIKYVN, from the coding sequence ATGTCAAATATTTATATAGGGTATCATTTTTCAATTGAACCAAAGGAGTTAGGATCGGAAATATTAATTGCCGAATTGGGTGAAAAAGCTTTTGAAAGCTTCACTGAGACCGAAACCGGTATTTCTGCTTTTGTGCAAAAAGACCTTTGGGACGAAACGATATTGGAAGACATTCAAATATTACAATCGGAAGAATTCAAAATCGATTATACTTTTGAGGAAATCGAGCAAGTAAACTGGAATGAAGAGTGGGAAAAGAATTTTGAACCTATCGACGTAGAAGGAAATTGTCATGTTCGAGCACCATTTCACCCGAAAACGGACGCAGAATATGATATTGTAATCGAGCCTAAAATGAGCTTTGGAACGGGGCATCATGAAACTACACACATGATGATTCAGCATTTATTAGAAATGAATGTTACCGGAATGAAAACACTAGACATGGGTTGCGGTACAGCAATTTTGGCCATTCTTGCCGAAATGAAGGGAGCTCAACCCATAGACGCTATTGACATTGACAACTGGTGTTACCTGAACTCCATTGAAAATGCCGAGCGCAACAATTGCAAACAAATTACGGTTTACGAAGGAGATGCTGCGTTATTAAAAGACAAAAAATACGATTTGATCATTGCCAACATCAACAGAAACATTTTGTTAAACGATATGCAAAGCTATGTTGACAGTTTAAATACGGGCGGAACTATATTATTTAGTGGTTTCTATGAAGAAGACATTCCTTATATTGATGCCTCTTGCACAGAAAAAGGATTAACTTTTGTAAAAAAACTTCAAAGAAACAACTGGGTATCAATAAAATACGTAAATTAG
- a CDS encoding DUF1801 domain-containing protein, translating to MKITDEYIYRQSEKFRSILLHLISVFEREMPELDLLFKWGIPYFYYKKKPFCYLAPNQKKGFVDAGFARGFQLTGNQDYLVGEKRNTVKSLRYYNLEDIDNTILVDVIMEAKTLYK from the coding sequence ATGAAAATTACGGACGAATATATCTATCGCCAGTCTGAAAAGTTTAGGTCAATTCTTTTGCATCTAATAAGTGTGTTTGAACGGGAAATGCCTGAATTGGATTTGCTTTTTAAATGGGGAATACCTTATTTCTATTATAAGAAAAAACCTTTCTGCTATTTGGCACCCAATCAAAAAAAGGGATTTGTAGACGCAGGTTTTGCCAGAGGATTTCAATTAACAGGAAACCAGGATTATCTTGTCGGAGAAAAGAGGAATACAGTCAAGTCGCTTCGGTATTATAATTTAGAGGATATTGATAATACTATTTTGGTTGATGTGATAATGGAAGCAAAGACATTATATAAATAA
- a CDS encoding DUF6691 family protein, giving the protein MNVLKYFLVGFLFGIVLTKSEAVSWYRIYEMFQFQSFHMYGIIGVAVATGVVGIQIIKRYNVKDIDGFPIEIQEKPKDNARYWIGGISFGLGWALVGSCPGPIFILIGAGFMPVIIVLIGALIGTIIYGALKSKLPH; this is encoded by the coding sequence ATGAATGTTTTAAAATATTTTCTTGTAGGATTCCTTTTTGGAATAGTTCTTACCAAATCCGAAGCGGTTTCTTGGTACCGTATTTATGAAATGTTTCAATTTCAATCGTTTCATATGTATGGAATTATTGGGGTTGCCGTTGCGACAGGAGTTGTTGGTATTCAGATTATCAAAAGATATAACGTCAAAGACATCGATGGTTTTCCAATCGAAATTCAGGAAAAGCCAAAAGACAATGCCAGATATTGGATAGGGGGAATTTCTTTTGGACTGGGTTGGGCCTTGGTTGGTTCATGTCCGGGACCAATTTTTATATTGATAGGGGCAGGATTTATGCCTGTAATTATTGTGCTTATTGGCGCTCTGATTGGAACTATTATTTATGGTGCTTTAAAAAGCAAGTTGCCTCATTAA
- a CDS encoding 2-dehydro-3-deoxyphosphooctonate aldolase, with protein MKKIALFITVLLLLVSCGSIKSSIKNVDNNAPVPVVGKNNAFIITQYSKDKKYGYDKDYPINIFYKGTKNDTINQKYFINALAGPKGEKITYKKLENCCPFPTKTSDMGAGFLDVYELSWEGLKKPIILYLNIYERGQLMVPVGLSLKKI; from the coding sequence ATGAAAAAAATAGCCTTATTCATAACGGTACTCCTACTACTCGTTTCATGTGGAAGTATTAAATCTTCAATAAAAAACGTAGATAATAATGCTCCTGTGCCTGTAGTGGGTAAAAATAATGCCTTTATAATTACTCAATACAGTAAAGACAAAAAATACGGATATGATAAAGACTACCCTATCAATATTTTTTACAAAGGCACCAAAAATGACACCATCAACCAAAAATATTTCATAAATGCTTTGGCAGGACCAAAAGGCGAAAAAATAACTTATAAAAAATTGGAAAACTGCTGCCCATTTCCAACCAAAACTAGCGATATGGGTGCTGGATTTCTAGATGTATATGAATTAAGTTGGGAAGGTTTAAAAAAGCCAATCATCTTGTATTTGAACATCTATGAAAGAGGTCAATTAATGGTTCCGGTTGGTCTTAGTTTAAAGAAAATATAA
- a CDS encoding lysoplasmalogenase, with protein MQSSLLLKTYIGFTIIYLGILFLNLEGFDIYMKPILLPILMGTVIVSESFPTKKILLTALTFSWIGDIILLFTDRGELYFIFGLVAFLISHLVYIALFSKQQNSRINNNKALFWIGVLAIIAYFAFMIDTLFPKLGPLKIPVLVYAVVITTMLFFAFKGSLKWAIPANNYILIGAIVFVSSDSILAFNKFYAPIANASFYIMATYCLAQYLIVNGILKLNSKI; from the coding sequence ATGCAATCATCTTTACTTCTCAAAACCTATATTGGTTTTACTATTATTTATCTTGGTATTCTTTTCCTTAATCTTGAAGGATTCGACATCTATATGAAACCTATTTTGCTTCCTATTTTAATGGGAACAGTTATAGTTTCTGAAAGTTTTCCAACCAAAAAAATCCTTTTAACCGCATTGACATTTTCTTGGATAGGCGATATTATTCTGCTTTTTACAGACAGGGGCGAACTTTATTTCATCTTTGGGTTAGTTGCTTTTCTCATATCGCATTTGGTTTACATTGCCCTTTTCAGCAAACAACAAAACAGTAGAATCAACAATAACAAAGCCCTTTTTTGGATTGGTGTTCTTGCCATAATTGCCTATTTCGCTTTCATGATTGACACATTATTCCCAAAACTAGGCCCATTAAAAATTCCTGTTTTGGTCTATGCAGTCGTTATTACCACCATGCTTTTCTTTGCTTTCAAAGGCAGTTTAAAATGGGCGATTCCTGCAAACAATTATATCCTTATCGGTGCGATTGTATTTGTAAGTTCGGATAGTATTTTGGCTTTCAACAAATTTTACGCTCCAATAGCAAATGCTTCATTTTACATTATGGCAACCTATTGCCTTGCTCAATATTTAATTGTAAATGGAATTTTAAAATTGAATTCCAAAATATAA
- a CDS encoding Smr/MutS family protein, whose product MFSKGDKVSVLDEAVDGVVLSVKDKVITIETADGFVMNFATNELIKIGESANLMEEIKGININEIKKEKEIPKPRSFVKEKKDKHELPVPEFDLHIEKLVPNKRGMSNYDILTLQSETAKRHIEFAIRNRIPKIVFIHGVGEGILKAELDFLFGRYDNIVFQDANYQKYGAGATEVYFKQNNK is encoded by the coding sequence ATGTTTAGTAAAGGAGATAAAGTTTCGGTATTGGATGAAGCGGTTGATGGTGTTGTCTTGTCGGTCAAAGACAAGGTCATCACTATTGAAACAGCAGATGGTTTTGTGATGAATTTTGCTACCAATGAGCTCATCAAAATAGGAGAATCTGCCAACTTGATGGAGGAAATAAAAGGTATCAATATCAATGAAATAAAAAAAGAAAAGGAAATCCCAAAACCCCGAAGCTTTGTAAAAGAGAAGAAAGATAAGCATGAATTGCCTGTCCCTGAATTTGATTTACATATCGAGAAACTGGTACCCAACAAACGTGGAATGTCAAATTACGATATTTTGACTTTGCAGTCGGAAACAGCTAAACGTCATATTGAGTTTGCGATTCGCAATCGGATTCCAAAGATTGTTTTCATTCACGGTGTGGGTGAAGGTATTTTGAAAGCCGAATTGGATTTTCTATTTGGCCGTTATGACAATATTGTTTTTCAGGATGCCAATTACCAAAAATATGGTGCCGGTGCAACCGAAGTTTATTTTAAACAGAACAATAAATAA
- the kdsA gene encoding 3-deoxy-8-phosphooctulonate synthase: protein MNIHNIPQIKHTESGNFFLLAGPCAIEGEEMAMRIAEKLVGITDKLQIPFVFKGSFKKANRSRIDSFSGIGDEKALKILEKVSKTFGVPTVTDIHTNEDAAMAAEYVDVLQIPAFLVRQTDLVVAAANTGKVVNLKKGQFMSPESMKHAVQKVLDCNNQNVMVTDRGTMFGYQDMIVDYRGIPTMQQYATTVLDVTHSLQQPNQTAGVTGGRPDMIETVAKAGIAVGVDGIFIETHFDPANAKSDGANMLHLDYFEPLMNRLVAIRKTINQF, encoded by the coding sequence ATGAACATACATAATATCCCACAAATCAAACATACTGAGAGCGGTAACTTCTTTTTACTAGCTGGTCCATGTGCCATTGAAGGAGAAGAAATGGCAATGCGAATTGCTGAAAAGTTAGTTGGCATCACTGATAAATTACAAATTCCTTTTGTATTCAAAGGTTCTTTTAAAAAGGCAAATCGTTCTAGAATAGACAGTTTCTCTGGAATTGGAGACGAAAAAGCACTTAAAATATTGGAAAAAGTATCTAAAACTTTTGGAGTGCCGACTGTGACGGATATCCACACTAATGAAGATGCTGCAATGGCTGCAGAATATGTAGATGTATTACAAATTCCTGCTTTCCTTGTTCGTCAAACTGATTTGGTTGTGGCTGCCGCCAATACCGGAAAAGTGGTGAACTTGAAAAAAGGACAATTCATGAGTCCGGAGAGTATGAAACATGCGGTTCAAAAAGTTTTGGACTGTAATAACCAAAACGTGATGGTAACGGATCGTGGAACTATGTTTGGCTACCAAGACATGATTGTTGATTACAGAGGTATTCCTACTATGCAACAATATGCTACAACAGTTTTGGATGTTACTCATTCATTACAACAACCAAATCAAACTGCAGGAGTAACTGGAGGAAGACCTGATATGATTGAAACTGTTGCCAAAGCTGGAATTGCTGTTGGTGTAGATGGAATTTTTATTGAAACTCATTTTGACCCAGCTAATGCTAAAAGTGACGGTGCGAATATGTTGCACTTGGATTACTTTGAGCCTTTAATGAACAGATTGGTTGCTATTAGAAAAACCATAAATCAATTTTAA
- a CDS encoding sterol desaturase family protein has translation MEEYGKILVFVMPIFLILIIIEKIYGHYKGEDTVPNMDSVSSISSGMVNSVKDVLGLSITLVTYDWFENKFAIIHLDATIWAYIIGFIVIDFYGYWSHRLSHQINFLWNKHAIHHSSEEFNLACALRQTVSSFVNLFTFLLIPAALLGVPPRVIAIILPIHLFLQFWYHTKHIKKMGFLEHILVTPSHHRVHHAINPIYMDKNHSQIFIIWDKLFGTFQEELDSVPPVFGITRPAQTWNPFRINFQHLWLLITDAWRAEKWKDKLTIWFKPTGWRPENFEEKYPVNKITDVYAFEKYGTQHSNKLMYWSLFQAIITLLLITYMYNSIANIGLPNVFIYGAFIFLTVYSYTELMDTRKISLLWETIRFFSGIAIVAYLGDWFGMNTLFPLASYIIIGYLVLSLLVTFYFVNTNFDTKKSIVATS, from the coding sequence ATGGAAGAATACGGTAAAATATTAGTTTTTGTGATGCCTATTTTTTTGATATTAATTATAATCGAAAAAATATACGGACACTATAAAGGAGAAGACACGGTTCCAAACATGGATTCAGTTTCGAGTATCAGTTCGGGAATGGTCAATTCGGTCAAAGATGTTCTTGGACTTAGTATTACCTTAGTGACTTATGACTGGTTTGAAAACAAGTTTGCCATAATTCATTTGGATGCTACTATCTGGGCTTATATCATTGGATTTATCGTCATTGATTTTTATGGGTATTGGAGTCATCGACTTTCTCACCAAATTAATTTTTTATGGAACAAACACGCGATTCATCACAGTAGCGAGGAGTTTAATCTAGCTTGTGCCTTGCGTCAAACAGTTTCGAGTTTTGTCAATTTATTTACTTTTCTATTGATTCCAGCGGCACTATTGGGCGTCCCACCAAGGGTAATTGCGATAATACTGCCTATTCACTTATTTTTACAATTTTGGTATCATACCAAACATATCAAAAAAATGGGCTTTTTGGAACACATTCTTGTTACACCCTCACATCATCGCGTTCATCATGCCATCAACCCCATTTATATGGACAAAAATCATTCGCAAATATTTATTATTTGGGATAAACTTTTTGGCACTTTTCAGGAAGAATTAGATTCGGTTCCCCCTGTTTTTGGCATTACAAGACCAGCACAAACTTGGAATCCTTTCCGAATTAACTTCCAGCACTTGTGGTTATTGATAACCGATGCTTGGCGTGCCGAAAAATGGAAAGACAAACTCACTATTTGGTTCAAACCTACTGGCTGGCGTCCTGAAAATTTTGAAGAAAAATACCCCGTCAACAAAATAACCGATGTTTATGCCTTTGAGAAATATGGGACACAACATTCCAACAAATTAATGTATTGGTCATTATTTCAAGCCATAATCACTTTGTTACTCATTACCTATATGTACAATTCTATTGCGAATATTGGTTTACCAAACGTATTCATCTACGGTGCTTTTATATTTCTAACCGTTTACAGCTACACCGAATTGATGGATACTCGAAAAATCTCATTGTTGTGGGAAACAATCCGCTTTTTTTCGGGAATAGCAATCGTTGCCTATCTTGGTGATTGGTTTGGCATGAATACACTTTTCCCTTTGGCGTCTTACATCATAATTGGATATCTCGTTTTATCGTTATTGGTTACGTTTTATTTTGTAAACACCAATTTTGATACAAAAAAATCAATTGTCGCAACTTCTTAA
- a CDS encoding YiiX family permuted papain-like enzyme, producing MKKTKYIFAIITFLMSFGCALFIANSMFGNILFGARPVTVLDKIQEGDMIFQTSQSKQSEAIRIATNSKFSHCGIVFIEKGEKYVFEAVQPVKYTPLKTWITRGKENHFLVTRLKNASRLLSSVTLQKMKNYAKGFNNKDYDHYFEWSDDKIYCSELIWKIYKNGAGIELCTLQKLKDFNLEDTRVQAILAERYGNKIPLEENVVAPSNLEQSKIVKTIIDTY from the coding sequence ATGAAAAAAACGAAATATATTTTTGCCATAATTACCTTTCTGATGAGTTTTGGATGTGCATTATTCATTGCTAATTCAATGTTTGGGAATATTCTTTTTGGTGCTCGACCTGTCACAGTCTTGGATAAAATACAAGAAGGAGACATGATTTTTCAAACTTCCCAATCCAAACAATCTGAAGCCATAAGAATAGCCACAAATTCCAAATTTTCCCATTGCGGAATCGTATTCATTGAGAAGGGTGAAAAATATGTTTTTGAAGCTGTTCAACCTGTAAAATACACACCCCTCAAAACTTGGATTACCCGCGGAAAGGAAAATCATTTTTTGGTAACCCGATTAAAAAATGCATCGAGGCTTTTAAGTTCTGTAACTTTGCAAAAGATGAAAAATTATGCAAAAGGCTTCAACAACAAAGACTATGACCACTATTTTGAATGGTCTGATGATAAAATATATTGCTCAGAATTGATTTGGAAAATATACAAAAATGGTGCTGGAATCGAATTGTGTACTCTTCAAAAACTAAAAGATTTTAATTTAGAAGATACCCGAGTACAAGCAATACTAGCAGAAAGATATGGAAATAAAATCCCGCTTGAAGAGAACGTAGTCGCGCCTTCAAATTTGGAACAATCCAAAATAGTAAAAACAATTATAGATACCTACTAA
- a CDS encoding winged helix-turn-helix domain-containing protein produces MSVLMVNESADFSTLKELLGVTDGNLASHTKALELESYIAIEKQFIGKKPNTSYRATKDGRKAFQDHINALEKLIQKR; encoded by the coding sequence ATGTCGGTTTTGATGGTCAATGAATCGGCTGATTTTAGTACTTTGAAAGAATTATTAGGCGTTACCGACGGTAATTTGGCCAGTCACACCAAAGCCTTGGAATTGGAAAGCTACATTGCAATCGAAAAGCAATTTATTGGGAAAAAACCAAATACAAGCTACAGAGCTACCAAAGATGGTCGCAAAGCATTTCAAGATCATATTAATGCACTCGAAAAATTAATACAGAAACGATAA
- a CDS encoding YeeE/YedE family protein, whose product MSVIFQTWPWYVAGFLIGMVMLSLIYFGKNFGMSTNLQSLCSMTGLGKRIEYFDFDWKANRWNFVVVLGAMAGGFVAVHFMSDPSNVDINPKTIAQLAQMGIDAPNGQLMPQALFGEQIWQSPKSILILLVGGILIGFGTRYAGGCTSGHAISGLSNLQLPSLKAVIGFFIGGLIMAHFLLPLLF is encoded by the coding sequence ATGAGTGTGATTTTTCAAACATGGCCTTGGTATGTCGCTGGCTTTTTAATCGGAATGGTGATGCTTTCACTGATTTATTTCGGAAAGAATTTCGGTATGTCAACTAATCTTCAGTCTTTATGTTCTATGACCGGATTAGGAAAACGTATTGAGTATTTTGATTTTGACTGGAAAGCAAATCGTTGGAATTTCGTAGTGGTTTTGGGTGCTATGGCCGGTGGTTTTGTAGCTGTGCATTTTATGAGCGATCCTTCTAATGTTGATATTAATCCAAAAACGATAGCTCAACTTGCCCAAATGGGAATCGATGCTCCCAATGGTCAGTTAATGCCCCAAGCTTTATTTGGAGAACAAATTTGGCAATCACCCAAAAGTATTTTGATACTCCTTGTTGGTGGTATTTTGATTGGTTTTGGGACGCGTTATGCAGGTGGATGTACATCTGGGCATGCAATTTCGGGATTGAGTAATTTACAATTGCCATCGTTGAAAGCAGTTATTGGTTTCTTTATTGGCGGACTGATTATGGCACACTTTTTATTACCCTTACTTTTTTAG